The genomic DNA TAGGGTGTATGGCTTAGTTTATACGCTTACCCCAGGAAGAACTCAGTGTCATTCATCCACTGGTTGATGAAGTGAGCGGTGATGGGCTGTGGGGTGTGGGGGAAGTGCATGTTGTCCAGCGTGTGGATGAGCAGGGCTGGGTTGTAGTAGAGAGCAGCGATGGCCACCTGCAGACACATGGTCCTCAGCTCACTGGACTTCACACCTCTGGTTAGCCGCTCCAACACAACCTCCACAAACAACGGGATACactggaggaagggggagagagagagagcaaacaagaGATACAACTGTGCCAAATCACATGCGGGTGAGAGAGAAGAATCAATTCAATATTGATAGCAATCATCCCTCCCAACGGGAGATTGAGGGTATGAAAAGGAAAGACCGTGCAAACTGATTTGGGCTGAACTGGGACCACTTCTACCCTTTAATACTACCCAGAAGCCTTCGCGGTCCCTCTCACCTGGTCGATGCCCCTCCCCCGACACTGGAGGACGATGACCTCTAGCAGCTTAGCAGCGTGACACTCTGCATCCTCACCTGCATCACTGGTCAGCACCTACAGCACAGGAGTCAAAGGTCAACATGGGACACTTCATCAAACtctacctgaacacacacacacacacacacacacacacacacacacacacacacacacacacactctcactcacctTTTTGCACATGTTGTATATGACCTCTAAATATTTGGGGTTGGACAGGAGCATGTCTGTATCCACGGTAACGTAGTTGTGCAAAAGAGGCATCATATCTGAAAGCGAACAGACCGTGATCATCAGCATGTTTGGCCAGTATCACCATCATGCTATTCGACATCACATTCACTGTGATATTCAATGTTCACCGAGACAGGTGTGTAAGCCCAATATTCTCACTCAGTGACTCAGTACTCTACCCGTGAAGTAGTCAAAGCAGTCGTTCTGGAAGACCTCGTAGAGCACCGCCAGTAGCTGCCACATCTGAGGGGAGATGGTCTGGCAGGTCAGCCCAAACCCCAGGGACAGAATCTCCTCGTAGAactctggaggggagagagaagaggaggaaacagaTCATCGAATTGATGTTTCCCTTTGAGTGATAAACAATCTTCCACAGTGACCCCCCCCCACTCTTTTTGAAGGAAACTAACATTATACAAGTTATCACATAACACATTCATTAACATAGAGCTGTATTttcaccttacacacacacacacacacacacacacacacacacacacacacacacacacacggtgcttGGTTATCTGGGATTTGGGAAGCACAAGGGGAACATCTTTTGATAATTAGACCGTGCTCACTGTGCGACGGAAATGGACAAGGTGTTATACAAGACGGGGGGGGTAGCTCAATGGAACTCAAAGGTCACACAGAAGAAtagacacacacagcaaacaaATGAGTATGTGTGTACACACAAAAACAGACAGTGACGtgagcacacacacctgccataCCTATGATGGGCTTCTGCAGCACCAGGCCTATCACCTGTAAACAGATGCCCTCCAACTGCTGagtgatctgagagagagagggagatggagagaggggaagagagagaacacgatAGCGAAAGAACGAGAGGCAGtcaagagggtgagagaggaaagatacaggcagaaagagaaagagagatatcaAAAGGTCAAAGATCTATTGATCCCAGGCTAACATCGGTCTGACATAGGGAGGGCACAATTACCATATAACCAACTGTTATGGATAAAATAACAGTCATAAGCGTAAAATGTGGaacgaacagctgactgaagacagAGCGGCAGGGCAATCGTACGGTTGAGTGTTTCTGCGGTAACATGGACTCTTAACAACGTTATGAAATGTACAttgttcattcaaatgatgttaACTGGTGTGGCTCATGTATTTCTGTAATGTCAGTggagttgaatcaacaaatcacagcacatattgatgggtacacttcctgtTTGTACTTCTATGGGTGCACTCGCAATGGCCGCCAGTCCACCCATCAcaccatcattgacttgaatggggacgcccattctattcattctatttctatggcggCACATGTGGTCAGGAGCGGAGAGGGAAACCGGTTATTACGGAGAGCACagtcatttggctggccaattactgtcatccaaaattccatgaccgtcacagccctagtCTGACATACAGGATGTTCAATAACACTGTGTGTTCACACaaagcaggggagagggagcaaATCAATCACCAATCATCACACATTCAACTGGAGCTTCAGAGGACTCGATTTGGAATAGGGtgagcgcgcgtgtgtgtgtgtgggtgtgtacatcTGTAGAATGCGTGAGTATACAGTCTGTCTCACCTCCTTGTGGTCCTCCATAACAGTGAGTATGGTGTCTATGGTGCTGAGGATCCCCAGAGCCATCACCGTCTTGTCTTCACTCTCCTCATACTCTTCACTCTGTAGCACCTTGGTGAAGATCTCAGCCTGGAGACACACATATGCAGGGGGTGTTAAGGCTTTCGCGTGTTTCGGTTTGGCTGTGCTCGCTTaaaaagaccttcgcttgaaaaacgaggggggggggcaatagtactgtttgtccatcttgagatGCCGTAGCCAGAAAAGTCTGAATTAAACTAAAAAAAATGTCATGCCTAGGAGATCTTAGTcatgcaattttacatctaactaagatgtttggtgcagtatttctttGCTGCCGAATTCGGCTTGCCTCGAGAGAAAAGTGTTCACGAACAGCCAAAAAACAACCATAGCCGAAGACCAATcaaacaaaaacgtcacaaaatgttgtcacaatatatgcacaaactgtttcAGATAGGAAGAATGCGGGcgcctttacacacacacacacacatacacacagagacatacacgcagagacagacacagagagacagacacagagagacagacacagagagacagacacagagagacagacacagagagagacagagcgaggttAGATGCACTCTTACATCTCACTCTTTATGTAGAATCATACTGGTGAAGATAGTATACATACAAAgactctttctcacacacagagatactgttAAACAGTAGAGCATGCCAGTGGAGGCGTAGGGGTGTACCAGGTTCTGGGTCATGTCGACGGCAATGACAGCCACTTCCTGGTTGTACTCGCAGATCATCTTCTGAATGACATTAGTGAGGTCATCGTTCTCCGTCTCCTTGATGACGTGGAGCAGCTCCTGCATGACAGGCCGGATGTAGGGCCTGATGTAGACCTTagctaaagagagggagagagggttcagagtgtgtgtgtgtgtgtgtgtctgtgctagcGACGCTTGTGCatttgtgtatgcatgtgtgcacgtccgtgtgtgtgtgtgaacctcagACCTTGCTCCTGGTTGCTGACCAGTGTCTGCAAGGCGATAGCAGCCTCCACCTTGACGGGCATCTCCTTGTCTGCTACGAGGCCCTGTTTGACCAGCTCCACCGCATTCCTCAGGACCAACTCGTTATGGAAACGCAGCGGGCTGAACGAATGCAGCACCCAGCACGACTGAAGACAAACAGAGGGTCACAATCACTGATCCATAAACCACACGGATGGGCATCGCTATCAGTGTGGAGCCGATCCACATTATGTACAAATCAGCACTGTCCACTTCCAGTCACCAAAATGTGCAGTGGTGCTTCCCAACACGATCACCAGCCTGAAGAGGGCCAGTAAGTAAAATAGCAGGGAGGGTAAAGGAGTGCAGAAAGCTGAAGGGGGATGTTTAATCCATATAAAACAGGACTGACAGACCATTCTGACTCAAGTGGATGGACTGTATGGAATGTAGCACCCAACAGGACTGTAGGTATAAAGAGGGAAGGAGCCATTTTAAAGATCGAAGAACTgctcacacacaataacacacacacacttctattttttattttaccttcatttaactaggcaagtcagttaagaacaaattcttattttcaatgacgacctaggaacagtgggataactgccttgttcaggggcagaacgacagatttttaccttgtcagctcagagattcgatcttgcaacctttcagttactagtccaacgctctaaccactaggctacctgccgccctacatgTTCTTACACACCCATTCTCAGCTCCATGAGAAGGGTTGGGTTAGAGGGGCCCTGGAGTGAAAGCgcacgcgtgcgtgtgtgtctcaccCTGGCCCGGAGGTATCCCAGAGGGGAGTTGAGTAGAGGGAAAACGTAATTCTGTAACATCAGCTCCATCTGCTCCCTGTACACTCTCTTCTACAGGATGACAACAGGAAGAGAGGACTCAGTCACAGAGAGACTAAACAGGCCATAAAACAAGAGGGGAAAGTACAGAGACGGCCACACTTGCTGACCTTCAGTAGGAGTTCGGCCAGTGAGCCGATGACGTGCAGCGCCCCATCCTTCCTGCGGGGGTCAGCAGAGGGCTCCATCATGATCTGGTGGCAGAACTCCATCATCTGGGGAAGAAcctaggggggggggggcagagaagTGATGCATGTCATATCAGAGACGACTCAGTTAAGGAAAGGAAATGAGGAAAGTAATCTATTTAGGACTGTTGGGTAGTTTTTGTTTGGTTCTAGTGTGGTTCTCCACTCACCTCCTTCCTTTTGCGGGCTGCTTTACACAGGAGGCTCTGGGCGGCGGTGGCAGGGAGGGCATGGTCATCATACACATCTGGAACAGAGAATTTACCTTATCTCTATTCTATGGAAGCCATACATTTTCAACCTAACATGTCATTATGTATACTGACCATACAACGTCCCACTACCTCCGTAACTACTAACTGATTGAGTTACAGAACGTGTGTACTCACTGAATTTCATGCGGATGTACTCGTATGGATCCTCCTGCCACAGTTTCTCATCCTCGTCTTTGTAACACATTAGAGGGAAGATCACCTCTTGGCTGATGGTCTGTGGGatgcacagtacacacacacacacactcaggttaaCTACTAAAAGTGGAATGGAATTGTAACATCGTTTTCAGAAGCATAGCAGTATTCTGATTAGCTCAATTACTAACTATATAAAACTGCAGATATAAATGCTGACATAAAGATTAGACAAATTTAACTTTGATCATCACCTGCCACATACTGTAACTCAATCCAAAGTTGTAATGTCACAACCTTATAACAGACCCACCACCGGTATAACAATGTGTAATTTCACACATAATCCCACATTTGTGATGGAAAAGACCTAAATATAAATCAAATCCATTATTATTAACGTGTCACAGAGATACAGGTGTAGTGGTGTCTGTCTGACCCGCCTGCATGTGTGGCTTCATGTGTTTCCAGGTGAGGGAGTGAGACAGGCCCTGGTTCAGGTAGTTAAGAGACTTCTGGAGGACGTGAGGCGTGACATATTGCTTCTGTCGGTGTTGGTCCAGCACCTTCAACAGGACCTGAAGGAGACCACCCAGAGACGAGGTCACACCAGATCGTACGGGGTCAGACTAAACAGACGACTACtcctgctctctcacacacacacacacacacacacacacacacacacacacacacacaattggtaGATGTGGACTAACAGACATCTATACATTCAAGCGGGATGTCATATTTAGAATGTTACAGACTCTTACCTGTTGGATCCCTACAGCGTAGGTCTTCAAGAAAAAGTCTGCAAACTCAAAGTACTCCTTTGTCACGTTGCCTGGGCTTCCGTACCTGCCACACAAGTATAGAACAACATGGTTAGACTGAAAAAAAGGCTACGatccacaaacaaacaaacatattcACATCAACATACATCCAAATTCATCAACACACAAATACATCTCCCGTGTCCCCTCACCTCTCGAACAGTCTGGTGATGATGTATAGGGCCCACTTCTTACTCTTCCACCACACCAAGTCAGGACGGTCATCCTCATCCACTTCCAAAGTCTCctagcaaccacacacacacacacaacagaggtTCTCCACTCCCTTTCAATAAAAAAACGTAGGTCGAAGAATTCGCAGAAGGCTGGCAGGTCTACACAATAAAGGATGAAGAAATAAAACTTACTGGGGGGACATCTCTGTCCATAACAGCTCTGAGGAGCTCCATCCACTGGGTAATGACTGTGTTATTAATCAGCTGGAGAGGCAGGGAGTACTGTGGGAGCAGAATAGAGAGACACTGGTATTAGTATCACACACAATTGCACACGCATGCCACATGCAGTCAGTCACAGACACTTgagcacacacagtcagtcagtcacacacagtcagtcagtcacacacagtcagtcagtcacacacagtcagtcagtcacacacagtcagtcagtcacacacagtctcttCTCTCACCTGTACGAGTGCGTGGAAGATCTTGAGGATCTGTTTCTGTATGAGGACAGAGAAGATGGTGCCGTCAGGCAGTAGCTGGGTGACGAGCTGCTGTATACGGGGCAGGAAGATCTGCATGGCTGCTAGCAGTGGATCCCTCTCCTCCGCCTTCttatacctgacacacacacacacgatatcgTCGACAACAGGCTGGGTGCAATGActgaaaaatgtaaatgaaataaTAATTTATATCACTCAGCTTATACACTAGAACTACTAAACTAGGACTGAAAATGGTTGCTCAAAACACCGCATCGTTACGACTTGATCACTAGTGAGAGTGATGGGTCCTCAGGTGGGACAAACAGTGCCGGTTGGTTGACTCACTCGTAGGTCTTGACAAGCTGGTAGAGGGCCAGCAGGCTGCCGTACCAGCTGCCACTGTTCTGAGACTGCAGATACAGGCCGATCTTATCCACTATGGCCGTCCAGCGCCCAGGGAAGTCATGCTTTATGATGGCTCGCAAACACACTGTCAACTGGGCCCTGggagagagaatacacacacatacatcagcATTGTATTCTTTCTATAACATGCCATCACTAAACAATCCTCCCATCCCTCTTCATTGGGCACTTGTAGTCACAGATAATCTATACAGTCAAGTGACCCGGTTTCAAAGACTCTAGGTAGATCAGAGCAGAGGACCGGAGCAGGGCACCACCTGCCCTGAGTATCAGGCTAAGAGGTAAGGGTTAGTGGGTTAAGGGAGGTAAAGGAGGTTAGGACAGCAGGACCCACCGGATGGACTCAGGACACTGGATGATGGCCTCCACGATGTGGTTTCTGATCTGCGTGCGGTCGTTCTCGTGGATGTTGAAGGGGAACACCACCTCCCCTAGAGAGGGCTCGCGGTCCTGCCAGTACTGGCTCACCATGTTCTTTAGGTAGATGGCCGCTGGCAAACAGAGATCACTCAGACTGGCAAGACTGACACAATTCTACCTTACAATTCATTCATGTGccagtttcccggacacagattaagcttagtcctggactaaaaagcatgcttGATGAAGAACCTTCATTGAAAGTGATCTTTTgcccaggactaggcttaatctgtgtcctggaCACAGAGTGAGGCTATTATCAGTGTTGAGCCCAAAGTGAGGCTATTATCAGTGTTGTTTATAGCTGTTGCATTGGTCCAGTGATGTTTTAAAAACAGCCAGATGCAGGTCTTTATGTCATGTTCTGAGGCAAGGTTctcacctgcttgtcgaacaggGAACTCCACCTGTTCAGACACAATGATCTGGAGCAGAGTGGGGGCGAAGTTGATTATCTTGTACGACTGGAACATACAAAATAAGACACTGCTTTAAAATTAGCTCAACCCAAATCGGACCACATAAAGTTAAGCACCTGACTACTTCAGGTGTCAGCGTCACATCTACAGCGCACAGTGAGCACAGTGGTCAAAACAATTATATGATGACAGAGCAGAGTGTAAGGAGGTGGACTCCCAGGTTGTTTGTTGATGTCAATACTAACTGAAGAACAAGGAAAACGCAGAGCAGGTGAAGCATGCAGCCTATTCGCTCCTCTCACACTCACATCAATCTTGCCAGACCAGTTATCAGATTTAAGGTTGTTAAAAAGAGCCAGGGTCTGTCAGAGTTATAACCAACAAACAACAATTAAAAAAGGAGGGATATTTTGAACCGAATTCTCTCTTTACCTCGCTCtttcttcatctccctcctctccctgtcagtgttctgtctccagCAAATGCTCCTAATTTCCCTTGGTTGAATCACTGACTGACAGGCATTTCATACAGACACGCCAATCATTTGTCCCGGTTAGAATTCACCGGTCAAATCCAATGAACCATAGAAATTGGTACAATGTTTCAACTCGCGCGTAACGTCTACAATTCCAATCCAATCGGACACTTGCTAGTTACATTGTTTCACGAATAGCTCCATCTCCGGACTGCTGCACAGTGGGCGCACTCTCCCTCACAATTCTATTGTTCTCCGGTGCAACAGTTTGTGTTGCAAGTTACATTACATATCAATCTACTGTTTCGTGTCCTACACAATAAACAGATAGATGCAAACATAAGTTATAGAAGGACTAATCATTGATCCCGAAACACGGCCTTATTGCGATCTCAAATCATAAACACGGACAACCCTTTCTGGAAATGGGTTCATGCTGACCagataacaaaaacaacaaagttaTTTTGGGCATCCACCCACCTGATTGAGTTCGTTTTCAGCCGCTATCCGGAGGTTGGGATCGATCGTCCCTTTCAGGGCTTGAATTATCCGATTGGGATCCATAATGTCAAATCCAGGTCTAATCGAGTGGTAATTTCTGTTTCACAATTACATATATGAACTGCTTCAGATTCGGCAAAGCGTTATGGTGCTGCCCTAGCCCTGCCCCATT from Oncorhynchus tshawytscha isolate Ot180627B linkage group LG15, Otsh_v2.0, whole genome shotgun sequence includes the following:
- the LOC112214290 gene encoding importin-8-like isoform X2, with amino-acid sequence MDPNRIIQALKGTIDPNLRIAAENELNQSYKIINFAPTLLQIIVSEQVEFPVRQAAAIYLKNMVSQYWQDREPSLGEVVFPFNIHENDRTQIRNHIVEAIIQCPESIRAQLTVCLRAIIKHDFPGRWTAIVDKIGLYLQSQNSGSWYGSLLALYQLVKTYEYKKAEERDPLLAAMQIFLPRIQQLVTQLLPDGTIFSVLIQKQILKIFHALVQYSLPLQLINNTVITQWMELLRAVMDRDVPPETLEVDEDDRPDLVWWKSKKWALYIITRLFERYGSPGNVTKEYFEFADFFLKTYAVGIQQVLLKVLDQHRQKQYVTPHVLQKSLNYLNQGLSHSLTWKHMKPHMQTISQEVIFPLMCYKDEDEKLWQEDPYEYIRMKFNVYDDHALPATAAQSLLCKAARKRKEVLPQMMEFCHQIMMEPSADPRRKDGALHVIGSLAELLLKKRVYREQMELMLQNYVFPLLNSPLGYLRARSCWVLHSFSPLRFHNELVLRNAVELVKQGLVADKEMPVKVEAAIALQTLVSNQEQAKVYIRPYIRPVMQELLHVIKETENDDLTNVIQKMICEYNQEVAVIAVDMTQNLAEIFTKVLQSEEYEESEDKTVMALGILSTIDTILTVMEDHKEITQQLEGICLQVIGLVLQKPIIGMAEFYEEILSLGFGLTCQTISPQMWQLLAVLYEVFQNDCFDYFTDMMPLLHNYVTVDTDMLLSNPKYLEVIYNMCKKVLTSDAGEDAECHAAKLLEVIVLQCRGRGIDQCIPLFVEVVLERLTRGVKSSELRTMCLQVAIAALYYNPALLIHTLDNMHFPHTPQPITAHFINQWMNDTEFFLGLHDRKMCIIGLSVLMELPSRPVVVDGIAAQIVPSVLLLFLGLKHLYSSRLNKPDLLACTGVPEEDQNEEIPSDEDEVNENCNAMMQQQTSTHVGHEDDEEEEEDDEDYWDEEGLEGTPLEEYNTPLDYDNGEDEYQFFTAALLRVQNTDQPWYQSLTTPLSDDQKKQLQEIYSLSQQRRSTAAKGQ
- the LOC112214290 gene encoding importin-8-like isoform X3, coding for MDPNRIIQALKGTIDPNLRIAAENELNQSYKIINFAPTLLQIIVSEQVEFPVRQAAAIYLKNMVSQYWQDREPSLGEVVFPFNIHENDRTQIRNHIVEAIIQCPESIRAQLTVCLRAIIKHDFPGRWTAIVDKIGLYLQSQNSGSWYGSLLALYQLVKTYEYKKAEERDPLLAAMQIFLPRIQQLVTQLLPDGTIFSVLIQKQILKIFHALVQYSLPLQLINNTVITQWMELLRAVMDRDVPPETLEVDEDDRPDLVWWKSKKWALYIITRLFERYGSPGNVTKEYFEFADFFLKTYAVGIQQVLLKVLDQHRQKQYVTPHVLQKSLNYLNQGLSHSLTWKHMKPHMQTISQEVIFPLMCYKDEDEKLWQEDPYEYIRMKFNVYDDHALPATAAQSLLCKAARKRKEVLPQMMEFCHQIMMEPSADPRRKDGALHVIGSLAELLLKKRVYREQMELMLQNYVFPLLNSPLGYLRARSCWVLHSFSPLRFHNELVLRNAVELVKQGLVADKEMPVKVEAAIALQTLVSNQEQAKVYIRPYIRPVMQELLHVIKETENDDLTNVIQKMICEYNQEVAVIAVDMTQNLAEIFTKVLQSEEYEESEDKTVMALGILSTIDTILTVMEDHKEITQQLEGICLQVIGLVLQKPIIEFYEEILSLGFGLTCQTISPQMWQLLAVLYEVFQNDCFDYFTDMMPLLHNYVTVDTDMLLSNPKYLEVIYNMCKKVLTSDAGEDAECHAAKLLEVIVLQCRGRGIDQCIPLFVEVVLERLTRGVKSSELRTMCLQVAIAALYYNPALLIHTLDNMHFPHTPQPITAHFINQWMNDTEFFLGLHDRKMCIIGLSVLMELPSRPVVVDGIAAQIVPSVLLLFLGLKHLYSSRLNKPDLLACTGVPEEDQNEEIPSDEDEVNENCNAMMQQQTSTHVGHEDDEEEEEDDEDYWDEEGLEGTPLEEYNTPLDYDNGEDEYQFFTAALLRVQNTDQPWYQSLTTPLSDDQKKQLQEIYSLSQQRRSTAAKGQW
- the LOC112214290 gene encoding importin-8-like isoform X1 yields the protein MDPNRIIQALKGTIDPNLRIAAENELNQSYKIINFAPTLLQIIVSEQVEFPVRQAAAIYLKNMVSQYWQDREPSLGEVVFPFNIHENDRTQIRNHIVEAIIQCPESIRAQLTVCLRAIIKHDFPGRWTAIVDKIGLYLQSQNSGSWYGSLLALYQLVKTYEYKKAEERDPLLAAMQIFLPRIQQLVTQLLPDGTIFSVLIQKQILKIFHALVQYSLPLQLINNTVITQWMELLRAVMDRDVPPETLEVDEDDRPDLVWWKSKKWALYIITRLFERYGSPGNVTKEYFEFADFFLKTYAVGIQQVLLKVLDQHRQKQYVTPHVLQKSLNYLNQGLSHSLTWKHMKPHMQTISQEVIFPLMCYKDEDEKLWQEDPYEYIRMKFNVYDDHALPATAAQSLLCKAARKRKEVLPQMMEFCHQIMMEPSADPRRKDGALHVIGSLAELLLKKRVYREQMELMLQNYVFPLLNSPLGYLRARSCWVLHSFSPLRFHNELVLRNAVELVKQGLVADKEMPVKVEAAIALQTLVSNQEQAKVYIRPYIRPVMQELLHVIKETENDDLTNVIQKMICEYNQEVAVIAVDMTQNLAEIFTKVLQSEEYEESEDKTVMALGILSTIDTILTVMEDHKEITQQLEGICLQVIGLVLQKPIIGMAEFYEEILSLGFGLTCQTISPQMWQLLAVLYEVFQNDCFDYFTDMMPLLHNYVTVDTDMLLSNPKYLEVIYNMCKKVLTSDAGEDAECHAAKLLEVIVLQCRGRGIDQCIPLFVEVVLERLTRGVKSSELRTMCLQVAIAALYYNPALLIHTLDNMHFPHTPQPITAHFINQWMNDTEFFLGLHDRKMCIIGLSVLMELPSRPVVVDGIAAQIVPSVLLLFLGLKHLYSSRLNKPDLLACTGVPEEDQNEEIPSDEDEVNENCNAMMQQQTSTHVGHEDDEEEEEDDEDYWDEEGLEGTPLEEYNTPLDYDNGEDEYQFFTAALLRVQNTDQPWYQSLTTPLSDDQKKQLQEIYSLSQQRRSTAAKGQW
- the LOC112214290 gene encoding importin-8-like isoform X4, which produces MDPNRIIQALKGTIDPNLRIAAENELNQSYKIINFAPTLLQIIVSEQVEFPVRQAAAIYLKNMVSQYWQDREPSLGEVVFPFNIHENDRTQIRNHIVEAIIQCPESIRAQLTVCLRAIIKHDFPGRWTAIVDKIGLYLQSQNSGSWYGSLLALYQLVKTYEYKKAEERDPLLAAMQIFLPRIQQLVTQLLPDGTIFSVLIQKQILKIFHALVQYSLPLQLINNTVITQWMELLRAVMDRDVPPETLEVDEDDRPDLVWWKSKKWALYIITRLFERYGSPGNVTKEYFEFADFFLKTYAVGIQQVLLKVLDQHRQKQYVTPHVLQKSLNYLNQGLSHSLTWKHMKPHMQTISQEVIFPLMCYKDEDEKLWQEDPYEYIRMKFNVYDDHALPATAAQSLLCKAARKRKEVLPQMMEFCHQIMMEPSADPRRKDGALHVIGSLAELLLKKRVYREQMELMLQNYVFPLLNSPLGYLRARSCWVLHSFSPLRFHNELVLRNAVELVKQGLVADKEMPVKVEAAIALQTLVSNQEQAKVYIRPYIRPVMQELLHVIKETENDDLTNVIQKMICEYNQEVAVIAVDMTQNLAEIFTKVLQSEEYEESEDKTVMALGILSTIDTILTVMEDHKEITQQLEGICLQVIGLVLQKPIIGMAEFYEEILSLGFGLTCQTISPQMWQLLAVLYEVFQNDCFDYFTDMMPLLHNYVTVDTDMLLSNPKYLEVIYNMCKKVLTSDAGEDAECHAAKLLEVIVLQCRGRGIDQCIPLFVEVVLERLTRGVKSSELRTMCLQVAIAALYYNPALLIHTLDNMHFPHTPQPITAHFINQWMNDTEFFLGLHDRKMCIIGLSVLMELPSRPVVVDGIAAQIVPSVLLLFLGLKHLYSSRLNKPDLLACTGVPEEDQNGHISCTTFPYMPQGSCAGIPQSSVKNLEFQNIQSASGGCSVVVQSDTKRRSLVMRTR